In Deinococcus seoulensis, the following are encoded in one genomic region:
- a CDS encoding zinc metallopeptidase, translated as MEFLGPYTPLILLVFVASMLIQGYLTRTYSRWSQVRNPRNLTGADVARLMLDANGLHHVPVNAVPGNLSDHYDPIRKTVNLSEGVYGVPSVSAMAVAAHEVGHAIQDKVRMPALLLRGRLAVPLSLGMNLAPWLLMAGIFLQLTGLIWVGVILFGAALLFHLITLPVEFDASRRALAYLQAGNLTGSAEGQKGAQAVLTAAALTYVAGFAMALAQFLNVLGLARNRS; from the coding sequence ATGGAATTCTTAGGCCCCTACACCCCCCTGATCCTGCTGGTGTTCGTCGCGTCCATGCTGATCCAGGGTTACCTGACCCGCACGTACAGCCGCTGGAGTCAGGTTCGCAACCCCCGCAACCTGACCGGCGCGGACGTCGCCCGCCTGATGCTGGACGCCAACGGCCTGCACCACGTCCCCGTGAACGCCGTTCCCGGCAACCTCAGCGACCACTACGACCCCATCCGCAAGACCGTGAACCTCAGCGAGGGCGTGTACGGCGTGCCCAGCGTCAGCGCCATGGCCGTCGCCGCGCACGAGGTCGGGCACGCCATTCAGGACAAGGTCCGCATGCCCGCCCTGCTGCTCCGCGGCCGCCTCGCCGTCCCGCTGAGCCTTGGCATGAACCTCGCCCCGTGGCTGCTGATGGCCGGGATCTTCCTGCAACTCACCGGCCTGATCTGGGTCGGCGTGATCCTGTTCGGCGCGGCCCTGCTGTTTCACCTGATCACGCTGCCCGTCGAATTCGACGCCAGCCGCCGCGCCCTGGCGTACCTGCAGGCGGGCAACCTGACCGGCAGCGCCGAAGGGCAGAAGGGCGCCCAGGCCGTCCTGACCGCCGCCGCCCTGACCTACGTCGCCGGGTTCGCCATGGCCCTCGCGCAGTTCCTGAACGTGCTCGGGCTGGCCCGCAACCGCAGCTGA
- a CDS encoding metal-sulfur cluster assembly factor codes for MTLPTEAQVLEALKVVKDPEIPVNVVDLGLIYGVDIAESGLIDITMTLTSVGCPVQDLIRADAEMAVSRLDGVTEVNVEFVWTPPWGPDKMTDDGKRQMRMFGFNV; via the coding sequence GTGACGCTGCCCACCGAGGCGCAGGTTCTCGAAGCCCTGAAGGTCGTCAAGGACCCGGAAATCCCGGTGAACGTGGTGGACCTGGGCCTGATCTACGGCGTGGACATCGCCGAGAGCGGCCTGATCGACATCACCATGACCCTGACCAGCGTCGGTTGCCCCGTGCAGGACCTGATCCGCGCGGACGCCGAGATGGCCGTCAGCCGCCTGGACGGCGTGACCGAGGTGAACGTGGAGTTCGTGTGGACGCCGCCATGGGGTCCGGACAAGATGACCGACGACGGCAAACGCCAGATGCGGATGTTCGGCTTCAACGTCTGA
- a CDS encoding rhodanese-like domain-containing protein, with translation MEDISPQEGQRRVQAGALLVDVREPNEFEEVHAEGATLIPLSEFESRFAELPKDRELVMICRSGARSARAGEYLKAQGYSQVVNLAGGTMAWANDGLPTATGPEASQ, from the coding sequence ATGGAAGACATCTCTCCGCAGGAAGGGCAGCGCCGCGTGCAGGCCGGGGCGCTGCTGGTGGACGTTCGCGAGCCGAACGAGTTCGAGGAAGTGCACGCCGAGGGCGCCACGCTGATTCCCCTCAGCGAGTTCGAGTCGCGGTTCGCGGAACTCCCGAAAGACCGCGAACTGGTCATGATCTGCCGCAGCGGCGCCCGCAGCGCCCGCGCCGGAGAGTACCTGAAAGCGCAGGGGTACTCGCAGGTCGTGAACCTCGCCGGGGGCACCATGGCCTGGGCGAACGACGGTCTGCCCACCGCGACCGGCCCGGAGGCCAGCCAGTGA
- a CDS encoding rhodanese-like domain-containing protein, whose protein sequence is MTPPAPPPAPPPDGVTLIDLRPEALRSPPLADLTGRPVRVVSLDEIENGAHGLTRDLGPLLVVCERGVRSSLAARYLNADGLDARAYPGGVPALLAALSPSGS, encoded by the coding sequence ATGACCCCGCCCGCCCCACCGCCCGCCCCCCCGCCCGATGGCGTGACCCTGATCGACCTGCGCCCCGAGGCGTTGCGTTCCCCGCCCCTCGCGGACCTGACCGGCCGCCCCGTGCGCGTGGTCAGCCTGGACGAGATCGAGAACGGCGCGCACGGCCTGACCCGCGACCTGGGGCCGCTGCTGGTCGTGTGCGAGCGGGGCGTGCGCAGCTCCCTGGCCGCCCGTTACCTGAACGCCGACGGTCTGGACGCCCGCGCCTATCCCGGCGGCGTCCCGGCGCTGCTGGCGGCGTTATCTCCCTCCGGTTCCTGA
- a CDS encoding class-III pyridoxal-phosphate-dependent aminotransferase → MSVLPPGFITTSDVLEGRLSGADVRRLELAHGNEELLYGLDVLGLAGPFSRVTPWELEDERGVRRINASGYAATPFGEMPPAITEFMQAFLRENRAMSLPQQSTGPWRAALEANLVRLLARELPSHADSQVFFCSSGTEAIEGALKFAKAWRPRAKFQISFASGYHGKTLGSLSLTPNPEYQDIFRPLVPGALTSPYGDLDALRSLIRRVGPDNVGCVVIEPIQGEGGVNIPPAGFLRGVGELCRQHGIVVIADEIQTGLGRTGHWFESAAQGLDADIITLAKPLGGGMTAVGATIVRAPIYKKMLGGLSSKRHSNTFGGGALAMAVGMKSLEYLIENDLPARSARLGAEGLARLQALQVRFPKLLQAVRGQGMLFALQFQPMVGVPLPGALKELVFEATAILALRELHGAGVMANLSLSSKRTVRLTPALDMPQDVFDTMIGRVEAFVQTHPNARDLLTRTPPQVTARLAAFAASKPKKRTPSDG, encoded by the coding sequence ATGTCAGTTCTGCCCCCCGGTTTCATCACGACCAGCGACGTGCTCGAAGGGCGCCTGAGCGGCGCGGACGTCCGCCGCCTGGAACTCGCGCACGGCAACGAGGAACTCCTGTACGGCCTGGACGTGCTCGGCCTCGCCGGGCCATTCAGCCGCGTCACCCCCTGGGAACTGGAGGACGAGCGGGGCGTGCGCCGCATCAACGCCAGCGGGTACGCCGCCACGCCCTTCGGCGAGATGCCGCCCGCCATCACGGAGTTCATGCAGGCGTTCCTGCGCGAGAACCGCGCCATGAGCCTCCCGCAGCAGAGCACCGGCCCGTGGCGCGCCGCGCTGGAAGCGAACCTCGTGCGGCTGCTGGCCCGCGAACTGCCCAGCCACGCCGACAGTCAGGTGTTCTTCTGCTCCAGCGGCACCGAGGCCATCGAGGGCGCCCTGAAATTCGCCAAGGCCTGGAGACCCAGGGCGAAATTCCAGATCTCGTTCGCCAGCGGGTACCACGGCAAGACGCTGGGCAGCCTGAGCCTCACGCCGAACCCCGAGTACCAGGACATCTTCCGGCCCCTCGTGCCGGGCGCACTGACCAGCCCCTACGGCGACCTGGACGCCCTGCGCAGCCTGATCCGCCGCGTCGGCCCCGACAACGTGGGCTGCGTGGTCATCGAACCCATCCAGGGCGAGGGTGGCGTGAACATCCCGCCCGCCGGATTCCTGCGCGGCGTCGGCGAACTGTGCCGCCAGCACGGCATCGTGGTCATCGCCGACGAGATCCAGACGGGCCTGGGCCGCACCGGCCACTGGTTCGAATCCGCCGCGCAGGGCCTGGACGCCGACATCATCACGCTTGCCAAACCGCTGGGCGGCGGCATGACCGCCGTGGGCGCCACCATCGTCCGCGCGCCCATCTACAAGAAAATGCTGGGCGGCCTGAGCAGCAAACGCCACAGCAACACCTTCGGCGGCGGCGCGCTGGCCATGGCCGTCGGCATGAAAAGCCTGGAGTACCTGATCGAGAACGACCTGCCCGCCCGCAGCGCCCGCCTGGGCGCAGAGGGCCTCGCGCGCCTCCAGGCTCTCCAGGTGCGCTTCCCGAAACTGCTTCAGGCAGTGCGCGGCCAGGGCATGCTGTTCGCCCTGCAATTCCAGCCGATGGTCGGCGTGCCCCTGCCCGGCGCCCTGAAGGAACTGGTGTTCGAGGCGACCGCCATCCTCGCGCTGCGCGAACTGCACGGCGCGGGCGTCATGGCGAACCTCAGCCTCAGCAGCAAACGCACCGTGCGCCTGACCCCTGCACTGGACATGCCGCAGGACGTGTTCGACACCATGATCGGCCGCGTGGAGGCCTTCGTGCAGACCCACCCGAACGCCCGCGACCTGCTGACCCGCACGCCCCCGCAGGTCACGGCCCGCCTCGCCGCGTTCGCCGCCAGCAAACCCAAGAAACGCACGCCCAGCGACGGGTAA
- a CDS encoding aminotransferase family protein: MSNVFYRSRKSYPTAVSAHGVFIQDDQGRSYLDGSSGALVANVGHGRTEVAQAMAEQAARLAFVHGSQFSSDVLETYASQLTGFLNLPSYRFWAVSGGSEANESAIKLARQYHVERGEPGRFRVVTRVPSYHGASLGALAASGMGARREVYAPLMRPEAWPKLPKPDPSLSGEADAERLRALLEKVGPESVAAFMCEPVVGASDAALAPNAGYHAHIAAICREYGVLFIADEVMSGMGRCGAPLAVRLHDPQVTPDLVVLGKGLAAGYAPLAGVMASAQVYDTVMNGSGAFKHGFTYAGHPVSVAAGLSVLDIVQREGLVDAARERGAQLLDGLRALQARHPGVLDVRGHGLLLGVILGDPATGQPHATPGAAERVAAAARDAGLLTYPGSGALDGMRGDHLLLGPPLSITTGEVTLMLERLDTALERGL; the protein is encoded by the coding sequence ATGTCGAACGTGTTCTACCGCAGCCGCAAGTCGTACCCGACCGCCGTTTCTGCCCACGGGGTGTTCATTCAGGACGATCAGGGCCGCTCGTACCTGGACGGGTCGTCCGGGGCGCTCGTGGCGAACGTGGGGCACGGGCGCACCGAGGTGGCGCAGGCCATGGCGGAGCAGGCGGCGCGGCTGGCGTTCGTGCACGGCTCGCAGTTCTCCAGTGACGTGCTCGAAACGTACGCCTCGCAGCTGACCGGGTTCCTGAATCTGCCCAGTTACCGCTTCTGGGCGGTGTCCGGCGGGTCCGAGGCGAACGAGAGTGCCATCAAGCTCGCTCGGCAGTACCACGTCGAGCGGGGCGAACCGGGGCGCTTCCGGGTGGTCACGCGGGTGCCCAGTTACCACGGCGCGAGCCTGGGCGCGCTGGCCGCGTCGGGCATGGGCGCGCGGCGTGAGGTGTACGCCCCGCTGATGCGCCCCGAAGCGTGGCCGAAACTGCCGAAACCCGACCCGTCCCTGAGCGGCGAGGCCGACGCCGAACGCCTGCGCGCCCTGCTGGAGAAGGTCGGGCCGGAGTCGGTCGCGGCGTTCATGTGCGAGCCGGTGGTGGGCGCGTCGGACGCGGCGCTCGCCCCGAACGCCGGGTATCACGCCCACATCGCGGCGATCTGCCGGGAGTACGGCGTGCTGTTCATCGCGGACGAGGTCATGAGCGGCATGGGCCGCTGCGGAGCGCCACTGGCCGTACGCCTGCACGACCCGCAGGTCACGCCGGACCTCGTGGTGCTCGGCAAGGGACTGGCCGCCGGGTACGCGCCCCTGGCAGGCGTGATGGCCTCCGCGCAGGTGTACGACACGGTCATGAACGGCAGCGGCGCGTTCAAGCACGGCTTCACGTACGCCGGGCACCCGGTCAGCGTGGCGGCGGGCCTGAGCGTGCTGGACATCGTGCAGCGCGAAGGGCTGGTGGACGCGGCGCGGGAACGTGGGGCGCAGTTGCTGGACGGACTGCGCGCCCTGCAAGCCCGCCACCCCGGCGTGCTGGACGTACGCGGGCACGGCCTGCTGCTCGGCGTGATCCTGGGCGACCCCGCCACCGGGCAGCCGCACGCGACCCCCGGCGCAGCCGAACGGGTCGCCGCCGCCGCCCGCGACGCCGGACTGCTCACGTACCCCGGCAGCGGCGCCCTGGACGGCATGCGCGGCGATCACCTGCTGCTGGGGCCGCCCCTGAGCATCACAACGGGAGAGGTCACGCTGATGCTGGAGCGGCTGGACACGGCACTGGAACGCGGGTTGTAG